The region CTGTTGGCCGGCAGCACCTCGGCGGCGAAGCGGCGGATGTCGCGCTCCCGGGCGACGGCCCCGATGTGTTCGAGGAGAGCGGAGGCGACGCCCCTGCCCTGGTGCGCGTCCTGCACCAGGAAGGCGACCTCCGCCTCGCTGGCGGGACCGGAGGCGGGCAGTCCGTCGGCGTCGATACGGTCGTAGCGTACGGTGGCGATGAACTCGCCGCCGACCGTGGCCGCGAGCCCCACCCGGTCCACGAAGTCGTGGTGGGTGAAGCGGTGGACGTCCTTTGCGGACAGGCGCGGATAGGGCGCGAAGAAGCGGTAGTACTTCGACTCGTCCGACACCTGCTCGTAGAAGCTGACCAGCCGGTCGGCGTCGTCCGCGGTGATGGGCCGGATACGGGCGGTGCCGCCGTCGCGCAGCACGACGTCCGCCTCCCAGTGGGCGGGGTACTCGTGCCGGTCCGCCGAGTTCTGCATGCGCCCCAGAGTACGGCTCGCGTCCGACAGCGTCGCGATGCAGTCTGTGGGGGACCGAAGTCGGGCCCGGGCCGGGGTTCGAACGCGGTTCCGGGACAGGTTTCGCCCTGCCTTCCGGCACGCTTCACGCTATGGAACAATGGTCTAGACAACCCTGAGACAGTGAAGGGCAGCATCACATGGCTGAGCGCCGCGTCAACGTCGGCTGGGCGGAGGGCCTCCACGCCCGCCCCGCCTCCATCTTCGTCCGTGCGGCCACGGCCGCCGGCGTCCCCATGACGATCGCCAAGGCCGACGGCAACCCCGTCAACGCGGCCTCCATGCTGGCGGTCCTCGGCCTGGGTGCCCAGGGCGGCGAGGAGATCGTCCTCGCCTCCGACGCGGAGGGCGCCGACGCCGCGCTCGACCGCCTGGAGAAGCTGGTGGCCGAGGGGCTCGAGGAACTTCCCGAGACGGTCTGAGGACCCTACGGGGTTCTCATTTGATGGTGGCGGTGGACGCCGCTTCACAAACACCATCCGCGCACCGCGAAGGGCCCGCCTGAATATCAGGCGGGCCCTTTGTCATTCCCGATCGCGGGCAGCGAAAATAATCCCCCGCGAATTCAACTCTCTTTGTATACGGCGCCCGTGTTAATGACGCAGGCCCGTCATGTTTACGGGATGTTGCGAAGTCCTCACACGATCCGAGCGGTCTCCGCCACCCGGAAAGCGCAGCCGGTGCACGGCGGTCGCCCGCTCGGTGTGCAGCGCCGTGATCGCCCGCGCCCGCTCACTGTCGCCTCGCGCCACCGCGTCCACGATCGCCCCGTGCTCCGCCCAGGAGTCGACCGGGCTGGCCGGCGCCTCCACCGCGTACATCCAGGCGATCTTGTGCCGGAGCTGGGTAA is a window of Streptomyces sp. B21-083 DNA encoding:
- a CDS encoding HPr family phosphocarrier protein yields the protein MAERRVNVGWAEGLHARPASIFVRAATAAGVPMTIAKADGNPVNAASMLAVLGLGAQGGEEIVLASDAEGADAALDRLEKLVAEGLEELPETV